From Medicago truncatula cultivar Jemalong A17 chromosome 7, MtrunA17r5.0-ANR, whole genome shotgun sequence, a single genomic window includes:
- the LOC25498052 gene encoding putative E3 ubiquitin-protein ligase RING1a — MVESDEQKRSPVIRKKTATNSQNMASLISPRFKSAAAMAGWDEEALLLATLIVEDTPDRDRNSKQKRRFVLNSKSPLSNSSRKRRARNPPQPIVLDLDEGETPKKDSGKKKKEKKNCVNEGSKVGEKELTQKGSDVNSTDSSSAALPCMDKLREELSCAICLEICFEPSTTPCGHSFCRKCLRSAADKCGKKCPKCRQLISNGRSCTVNTVLWNTIQLLFPQEIEARKVAASTLNIRAAAAQNPIPETAFYNNRRNRSIQPYPSSRGMNSRRNEQIILDDDEDAELARRLQRELDGQNNNHRTSTTTRIHGGNSRNQTSSSSISVRGRTRRGVSGQDEDAAFALRLQREEFMQAFTNRSQEQSSSSNLLARANLRAMATRAMDHRIRDRRM, encoded by the exons CTGGTTGGGATGAAGAAGCGCTGTTACTTGCAACCCTAATTGTTGAAGATACCCCTGATCGAGATCGAAATTCTAAACAGAAGAGACGTTTTGTTTTGAATTCGAAATCTCCGCTCTCCAATTCATCAAG GAAACGCAGAGCTAGGAATCCACCCCAACCAATTGTTCTGGATCTTGATGAAGGAGAAACCCCCAAGAAAG ATAGtgggaaaaagaagaaagaaaagaaaaattgtgtTAATGAAGGAAGTAAAGTAGGAGAAAAGGAATTGACTCAGAAGGGATCTGATGTCAATTCTACTGATTCTTCTTCTGCTGCTCTTCCTTGTATGGATAAGCTAAGAGAAGAGCTTTCATGTGCT ATTTGTTTAGAGATATGCTTTGAGCCAAGTACCACTCCTTGTGGTCACAG CTTTTGTAGAAAATGTCTGAGATCTGCTGCAGACAAGTGTGGCAAAAAGTGTCCTAAATGCAGACAATTGATAAG CAATGGTCGATCGTGCACTGTGAACACGGTTCTGTGGAACACAATTCAGCTCCTATTTCCTCAAGAAATTGAAGCTAGGAAAGTTGCTGCTAGCACCTTAAATATTAGAGCAGCAGCAGCTCAGAATCCAATTCCAGAAACAGCATTTTACAATAACCGAAGGAATAGAAGCATTCAGCCGTATCCATCAAGTAGGGGTATGAATTCTAGGAGAAACGAGCAAATAATACTGGATGATGACGAGGATGCTGAATTGGCTAGAAGGTTACAGAGAGAACTTGATGGACAAAATAACAATCATAGAACATCGACAACAACGAGGATTCATGGTGGTAATTCAAGGAATCAAACCTCCTCATCATCAATAAGTGTAAGAGGGAGGACAAGAAGAGGGGTTTCAGGCCAAGATGAAGATGCTGCATTTGCTCTAAGGTTGCAAAGAGAGGAGTTTATGCAAGCTTTTACGAATAGAAGCCAGGAACAGTCATCTTCCTCCAATTTATTAGCTAGAGCAAATTTGAGGGCTATGGCAACTAGAGCGATGGATCACCGTATTAGAGATCGAAGGATGTAA